The DNA sequence AAAAAGCCAGAGGAAAAGCCAAAAAAACTCTCCTGGCTTTATGAAGACAAATCTGCCCAGGAAACAAAAAGTGTCAGGAAAAAAGCCACACACAACAACAGTAATATTTCTCAAAATATCAAAAAACTCTACGGCGATAAATTTGGCAAACTTACACCAGGACAACAGCAGTATATTTTAGATAATCAGGAGATTATGCGTAGAATTACCCAACAGGTCCTTAATCGTGTTGCAAGAGTCAATATCCCACGGGGTTTACATGTAAACAGAAGTAATGTAATAGAATTCTACCTGCATCCAAACGGAGATATGACAGGTTTTCGCTTTATTTCCAAGAGTGGCTACTATATTCTTGATGATACAACCAAAGAGACTATAGAGTATGCCTACAGCAGATACCCAAGACCAAAAGAGACAACACTGATACGATACAATGTATTTTATAATCTAGCAGGATATTAAGCCAGGCACTTAAGCTGTTTGTGCGGCCAACAGTTTCAAGGCACCTTTATATATCGGCTCATCAATAAACCCATACTCTTCATCTACAAAACCGGTAATACCCTCATCACGATGCATCTCAAAGAGTTTCACAATGATTTTTGCCCTTTTTAGCTCTTCTTCTGTATCTACAAATATTTTATGTACAAGTTTCACCTGTCCCGGTGAGATACAGGCTTTTGCATCATATCCCATCTCTTTTTCAAGTAGTAACCATTGTTCAAAAGTTTTTAAATCTTCAAATTCCTGAAACACAAAGGAAACAGGTTTTACTTTCATAGCTCTGGCTGTAACTAAAAAATGTGCAAGCATATATTTCACAGTCGGATTTTGCAGATTAATCAAACTCTGTGAAAGCCCCATATCGGCAAACAAATCTAAAATCCCAAGATAAAACACCCCTACCCTTTTGTTTATTTTCAAAGAAGAAAGATTATGCCAGGCCTGGGCTGTTTCTATAGAAAGATGCAAGTCTATGTCATCATGCAAAAGAGCCAGTACATTTTTTACTTCTTCTTTGTTTTTAATTTTTGGTACACGGACAGCATCAGGCATAAACTGATTAAGATAGGCAATTTCATCATAGCCACCCTTATCCAAAGCATTCACCCGAACAACCAGTTTCTTGTCACTCTTTTTAAGTTGAGAGAGAAAAACAGCTGCCAAAGCGAGAGCAAAAGGTTTGTCTTCTTTGCTTACACCATCTTCCAGATTTAACATAATGCACTCTGCTTCAAGACTTTCTATTTTAGAAAGATGTTTAATATTATGACAAGAAAGCATCAATACTGATTTAAAACTGTTTTTTTTGTTGATGTGGCGAAATGTTGGCACAGCCAAAGCATCAAGTGCAGCCAAGTCCCTGTTTTCATACGCTTGTGTAATTTCACTTAACATCTTTTTTCTTTTTATCGTTTTTGTGCAGATACAGATACAATGCCTGAATTTCTTCTGTCGTTAAAAAATATCTCGGCATACCTCTTTTCCTTTGGTTTAAAACTCTATAAAAACTATCGAACTCAATGTTGTTGATTCTTGGGCCGACAAAACTTTTTTTCTTTTTTTTATGCACATAGTCAGCTATGACTTTCCCTTCCCCGTTCTCTCCGTGACAATTTTGACAGCCTATGCCTCTTGGGTTTTTATAAAGTTGTGAAGCATATTCCATCGGTGTTATAAAAGTACTTGAAGCGTATACAAACAGGGGAATCATTAAAAAAAAGATATGTTTCATCATTAGCCTAATATTATTTTAAAAGGGTATAATATCAAAAAATTTATTTAAGAGGTTTAAATGCAGATTCTTGATGGGAAAGCACTTGCAAAAAAAATTGAAAACAATGTGGCAGATGAAGTTGCCAAATTAAAAGCACAAACAGACAGAACTCCAGGACTTGCCGTAATACTTGTAGGGCAGGATCCTGCAAGCCAGGCATATGTCAGCATGAAGAAAAAAGCCTGTGATAGAGTCGGTTTTTACTCAGTCAGCCATGAAATGCCAGAAGACATTTCTCAAGATGCGATAGAAAATACCATCAAAATGATGAATCAAAACCCAAATATTGACGGAATACTTGTGCAGCTTCCTCTGCCTCCGCAAATAGATACAACAAAAATTCTTGAACTTGTTGATCCTGCAAAAGATGTTGACGGTTTTCATCCCTACAATGTAGGACGCCTTGTCACAAATCTGGACGGTTTTGTACCCTGCACACCACTTGGTGTAATGGAACTTTTACAAGAGTATGACATTGATGTAAAAGGAAAGAACTGTTGTGTTGTCGGTGCTTCGAATATTGTCGGAAAACCTATGGCTGCTCTTTTGCTCAACGCAGATGCTACTGTTGAAGTATGTCATATATTTACAGATGACTTAAAAAAACATACATTAAATGCAGATATTATTCTTGTCGGTGTCGGCGTTATTAATCTTATCAAAGAAGATATGGTAAAAGACGGTGCCATCATCATAGATATAGGAATCAACAGAGCAGACAACGGCAAACTTGTCGGTGATGTGGATTTTGAAAATGTAAGTAAAAAATGCTCATACATCACACCTGTTCCCGGCGGTGTCGGACCGATGACTATTGCAATGCTTTTGAGCAATACTCTCAAAGCCGCAAAACTCAATGCACAAGACAAAGATTAATTCAATGAAAAAAATCTTACATAAAGCATATAAATGGTCAAACTCCTGGACAGGGACTGTTGTCATTGTTCTTTTTACTATCTTTTTTGTTGCCCAGGCTTTTCGTATTCCAAGCGGCAGCATGAAAGACTCCCTTCTGATCGGAGACCACCTTTTTGCCAAAAAATTTGCGTACGGTATTCCTATGCCCTATATTCCGTTTTTGGAAATTCCCATTATTCCATGGAGCAAAGAGTTGAAAATTGTTGATGGAGACACCCCAAAGCACGGTGATATCGTCATTTTCA is a window from the Sulfurimonas hydrogeniphila genome containing:
- the folD gene encoding bifunctional methylenetetrahydrofolate dehydrogenase/methenyltetrahydrofolate cyclohydrolase FolD codes for the protein MQILDGKALAKKIENNVADEVAKLKAQTDRTPGLAVILVGQDPASQAYVSMKKKACDRVGFYSVSHEMPEDISQDAIENTIKMMNQNPNIDGILVQLPLPPQIDTTKILELVDPAKDVDGFHPYNVGRLVTNLDGFVPCTPLGVMELLQEYDIDVKGKNCCVVGASNIVGKPMAALLLNADATVEVCHIFTDDLKKHTLNADIILVGVGVINLIKEDMVKDGAIIIDIGINRADNGKLVGDVDFENVSKKCSYITPVPGGVGPMTIAMLLSNTLKAAKLNAQDKD
- a CDS encoding HpcH/HpaI aldolase/citrate lyase family protein, encoding MLSEITQAYENRDLAALDALAVPTFRHINKKNSFKSVLMLSCHNIKHLSKIESLEAECIMLNLEDGVSKEDKPFALALAAVFLSQLKKSDKKLVVRVNALDKGGYDEIAYLNQFMPDAVRVPKIKNKEEVKNVLALLHDDIDLHLSIETAQAWHNLSSLKINKRVGVFYLGILDLFADMGLSQSLINLQNPTVKYMLAHFLVTARAMKVKPVSFVFQEFEDLKTFEQWLLLEKEMGYDAKACISPGQVKLVHKIFVDTEEELKRAKIIVKLFEMHRDEGITGFVDEEYGFIDEPIYKGALKLLAAQTA
- a CDS encoding c-type cytochrome, whose protein sequence is MKHIFFLMIPLFVYASSTFITPMEYASQLYKNPRGIGCQNCHGENGEGKVIADYVHKKKKKSFVGPRINNIEFDSFYRVLNQRKRGMPRYFLTTEEIQALYLYLHKNDKKKKDVK